A window of Callospermophilus lateralis isolate mCalLat2 chromosome 13, mCalLat2.hap1, whole genome shotgun sequence contains these coding sequences:
- the Nphs2 gene encoding podocin isoform X1 produces MERRARSSSREAPRRGGGPTPKESKRAKGERGGGRGRREARSERRSPGRTGSPEEPRAPAATVVDVDEVRGSGEEGTEVVALLESERLEEGIESSGLGACEWLLVLASLFFIILTFPFSIWFCIKIVQEYERVIIFRLGHLLPGRPKGPGLFFFLPCLDTYHKVDLRLQTLEIPFHEVVTKDMFIMEIDAICYYRMENASLLLSSLAHVSKAVQFLVQTTMKRLLAHRSLTEILLERKSIAQDVKVALDSVTCIWGIKVERIEIKDVQLPAGLQHSLAVEAEAQRQAKVRMIAAEGEKAASESLRMAAEILSGTPAAVQLRYLHTLQSLSTEKPSTIVLPLPFDLLNFLSSPSNRTQGSIPFPNSSKPVEPLNPKKKDSPML; encoded by the exons ATGGAGAGGAGGGCACGCAGCTCCTCCAGAGAGGCCCCCAGGCGAGGCGGCGGGCCCACCCCCAAGGAGAGCAAGAGGGCGAAGGGCGAGAGGGGCGGCGGCCGCGGGCGGCGGGAAGCCAGGTCTGAACGGCGGAGCCCCGGGCGCACGGGAAGCCCAGAGGAACCCCGAGCGCCGGCCGCCACCGTGGTGGACGTGGACGAGGTCCGGGGCTCCGGTGAGGAAGGCACCGAGGTGGTGGCGCTGCTGGAGAGCGAGCGGCtggaggaaggtattgag TCCTCTGGTTTAGGGGCCTGTGAGTGGCTTCTTGTCCTTGCCTCCCTGTTCTTCATCATCCTGACATTCCCTTTTTCCATCTGGTTTTGCATAAAG ATTGTACAAGAGTACGAGAGAGTAATTATATTCCGACTGGGACATCTGCTTCCTGGAAGACCCAAAGGTCCTG GCCTGTTCTTCTTTTTGCCCTGCCTGGATACCTACCACAAAGTTGACCTTCGTCTCCAGACCTTGGAGATACCCTTCCATGAG GTTGTAACCAAAGACATGTTTATAATGGAGATAGATGCCATCTGCTACTATCGAATGGAAAATGCCTCTCTTCTCTTAAGCAGCCTGGCTCATGTGTCTAAGGCTGTCCAGTTCCTTGTGCAAACCACCATGAAGCGTCTTCTGGCACACCGATCCCTCACTGAAATTCTTCTAGAGAGGAAGAGCATTGCTCAAGATGTAAAG GTTGCCTTGGATTCAGTGACCTGTATTTGGGGAATCAAAGTGGAGAGAATAGAAAT TAAGGATGTACAGTTGCCGGCTGGGCTTCAGCACTCTCTGGCTGTGGAGGCGGAAGCACAAAGACAGGCCAAAGTGCGg ATGATTGCTGCGGAAGGGGAAAAGGCTGCTTCTGAGTCCCTGAGGATGGCTGCTGAGATTCTGTCAGGAACCCCAGCTGCTGTTCAGCTTCGATACCTCCACACCCTTCAGTCTTTGTCCACAGAGAAACCTTCCACTATAGTTTTACCTTTGCCTTTTGACCTGCTAAATTTCCTGTCTTCTCCTAGCAACAGAACTCAAGGGAGCATCCCCTTCCCAAATTCTTCCAAACCTGTTGAGCCACTAAATCCCAAGAAGAAAGACTCTCCCATGTTATAG
- the Nphs2 gene encoding podocin isoform X3 has protein sequence MERRARSSSREAPRRGGGPTPKESKRAKGERGGGRGRREARSERRSPGRTGSPEEPRAPAATVVDVDEVRGSGEEGTEVVALLESERLEEGTKSSGLGACEWLLVLASLFFIILTFPFSIWFCIKIVQEYERVIIFRLGHLLPGRPKGPGLFFFLPCLDTYHKVDLRLQTLEIPFHEVALDSVTCIWGIKVERIEIKDVQLPAGLQHSLAVEAEAQRQAKVRMIAAEGEKAASESLRMAAEILSGTPAAVQLRYLHTLQSLSTEKPSTIVLPLPFDLLNFLSSPSNRTQGSIPFPNSSKPVEPLNPKKKDSPML, from the exons ATGGAGAGGAGGGCACGCAGCTCCTCCAGAGAGGCCCCCAGGCGAGGCGGCGGGCCCACCCCCAAGGAGAGCAAGAGGGCGAAGGGCGAGAGGGGCGGCGGCCGCGGGCGGCGGGAAGCCAGGTCTGAACGGCGGAGCCCCGGGCGCACGGGAAGCCCAGAGGAACCCCGAGCGCCGGCCGCCACCGTGGTGGACGTGGACGAGGTCCGGGGCTCCGGTGAGGAAGGCACCGAGGTGGTGGCGCTGCTGGAGAGCGAGCGGCtggaggaag gtaCCAAGTCCTCTGGTTTAGGGGCCTGTGAGTGGCTTCTTGTCCTTGCCTCCCTGTTCTTCATCATCCTGACATTCCCTTTTTCCATCTGGTTTTGCATAAAG ATTGTACAAGAGTACGAGAGAGTAATTATATTCCGACTGGGACATCTGCTTCCTGGAAGACCCAAAGGTCCTG GCCTGTTCTTCTTTTTGCCCTGCCTGGATACCTACCACAAAGTTGACCTTCGTCTCCAGACCTTGGAGATACCCTTCCATGAG GTTGCCTTGGATTCAGTGACCTGTATTTGGGGAATCAAAGTGGAGAGAATAGAAAT TAAGGATGTACAGTTGCCGGCTGGGCTTCAGCACTCTCTGGCTGTGGAGGCGGAAGCACAAAGACAGGCCAAAGTGCGg ATGATTGCTGCGGAAGGGGAAAAGGCTGCTTCTGAGTCCCTGAGGATGGCTGCTGAGATTCTGTCAGGAACCCCAGCTGCTGTTCAGCTTCGATACCTCCACACCCTTCAGTCTTTGTCCACAGAGAAACCTTCCACTATAGTTTTACCTTTGCCTTTTGACCTGCTAAATTTCCTGTCTTCTCCTAGCAACAGAACTCAAGGGAGCATCCCCTTCCCAAATTCTTCCAAACCTGTTGAGCCACTAAATCCCAAGAAGAAAGACTCTCCCATGTTATAG
- the Nphs2 gene encoding podocin isoform X2, which produces MERRARSSSREAPRRGGGPTPKESKRAKGERGGGRGRREARSERRSPGRTGSPEEPRAPAATVVDVDEVRGSGEEGTEVVALLESERLEEGTKSSGLGACEWLLVLASLFFIILTFPFSIWFCIKIVQEYERVIIFRLGHLLPGRPKGPGLFFFLPCLDTYHKVDLRLQTLEIPFHEVVTKDMFIMEIDAICYYRMENASLLLSSLAHVSKAVQFLVQTTMKRLLAHRSLTEILLERKSIAQDVKVALDSVTCIWGIKVERIEIKDVQLPAGLQHSLAVEAEAQRQAKVRMIAAEGEKAASESLRMAAEILSGTPAAVQLRYLHTLQSLSTEKPSTIVLPLPFDLLNFLSSPSNRTQGSIPFPNSSKPVEPLNPKKKDSPML; this is translated from the exons ATGGAGAGGAGGGCACGCAGCTCCTCCAGAGAGGCCCCCAGGCGAGGCGGCGGGCCCACCCCCAAGGAGAGCAAGAGGGCGAAGGGCGAGAGGGGCGGCGGCCGCGGGCGGCGGGAAGCCAGGTCTGAACGGCGGAGCCCCGGGCGCACGGGAAGCCCAGAGGAACCCCGAGCGCCGGCCGCCACCGTGGTGGACGTGGACGAGGTCCGGGGCTCCGGTGAGGAAGGCACCGAGGTGGTGGCGCTGCTGGAGAGCGAGCGGCtggaggaag gtaCCAAGTCCTCTGGTTTAGGGGCCTGTGAGTGGCTTCTTGTCCTTGCCTCCCTGTTCTTCATCATCCTGACATTCCCTTTTTCCATCTGGTTTTGCATAAAG ATTGTACAAGAGTACGAGAGAGTAATTATATTCCGACTGGGACATCTGCTTCCTGGAAGACCCAAAGGTCCTG GCCTGTTCTTCTTTTTGCCCTGCCTGGATACCTACCACAAAGTTGACCTTCGTCTCCAGACCTTGGAGATACCCTTCCATGAG GTTGTAACCAAAGACATGTTTATAATGGAGATAGATGCCATCTGCTACTATCGAATGGAAAATGCCTCTCTTCTCTTAAGCAGCCTGGCTCATGTGTCTAAGGCTGTCCAGTTCCTTGTGCAAACCACCATGAAGCGTCTTCTGGCACACCGATCCCTCACTGAAATTCTTCTAGAGAGGAAGAGCATTGCTCAAGATGTAAAG GTTGCCTTGGATTCAGTGACCTGTATTTGGGGAATCAAAGTGGAGAGAATAGAAAT TAAGGATGTACAGTTGCCGGCTGGGCTTCAGCACTCTCTGGCTGTGGAGGCGGAAGCACAAAGACAGGCCAAAGTGCGg ATGATTGCTGCGGAAGGGGAAAAGGCTGCTTCTGAGTCCCTGAGGATGGCTGCTGAGATTCTGTCAGGAACCCCAGCTGCTGTTCAGCTTCGATACCTCCACACCCTTCAGTCTTTGTCCACAGAGAAACCTTCCACTATAGTTTTACCTTTGCCTTTTGACCTGCTAAATTTCCTGTCTTCTCCTAGCAACAGAACTCAAGGGAGCATCCCCTTCCCAAATTCTTCCAAACCTGTTGAGCCACTAAATCCCAAGAAGAAAGACTCTCCCATGTTATAG